A genome region from Eremothecium gossypii ATCC 10895 chromosome VII, complete sequence includes the following:
- the OAZ1 gene encoding Oaz1p (Syntenic homolog of Saccharomyces cerevisiae YPL052W (OAZ1); +1 frameshift), giving the protein MMEQLRKKEQHIAKVVGECSTQGAVSVSFSTVQLAKGTCLEKLRPWMLRYRCSSRTGYAEWLADRAGAQSVRMAELLELYWDLIAVVEARFAVVPSEVEEERFYRRFQAHVVRRVGRRITCTARGRACAEDKYPDFQQIGDMYGAVGDEQGVHLYKWVQSSRRLLVLMDERAAGRVDLKRWLVMMMELVDGARMLRGCQALQVYVSREDLVNVKDLLKNLNWIGGELVQNVGDRWSDDEAMVWSDERYVVIRFDC; this is encoded by the exons ATGATGGAGCAGTTACGGAAGAAGGAGCAGCACATAGCAAAGGTGGTGGGCGAATGTTCTACGCAGGGGGCGGTGAGTGTTTCGTTTTCCACGGTGCAGCTAGCGAAGGGCACGTGCCTGGAGAAGCTCCGGCCGTGGATGTTGCGGTACCGGTGCTCCTCGAGGACCGGGTACGCGGAATGGTTGGCG GACAGGGCGGGGGCGCAGTCGGTCCGGATGGCGGAGCTGTTGGAGCTCTACTGGGACTTGATTGCGGTGGTGGAGGCCCGGTTCGCGGTGGTGCCGAGCgaggtggaggaggagcggtTCTACCGGCGGTTCCAGGCGCACGTGGTGCGGCGGGTGGGGAGGCGGATCACGTGCACGGCGCGGGGGCGCGCATGCGCGGAGGACAAGTACCCGGACTTCCAGCAGATCGGGGACATGTACGGCGCGGTCGGGGACGAGCAGGGAGTGCACTTGTACAAGTGGGTGCAGAGCAGCCGGCGGTTGTTGGTGTTGATGGacgagcgcgcggcggggcgggTGGACTTGAAGCGGTGGTTGGTGATGATGATGGAGCTTGTGGACGGCGCGCGGATGTTGCGGGGGTGCCAGGCGTTGCAGGTGTACGTGAGCCGCGAGGATCTGGTGAACGTGAAGGACCTCCTCAAGAACTTGAACTGGATCGGCGGCGAGCTGGTGCAGAACGTGGGCGATCGGTGGTCGGACGACGAGGCGATGGTGTGGAGCGACGAGCGCTATGTTGTGATCCGCTTCGACTGCTAG
- a CDS encoding RNA-guided endonuclease InsQ/TnpB family protein (NOHBY714; No homolog in Saccharomyces cerevisiae; Similar to Microcystisae ruginosa transposae MAE_33580), whose translation MPIFAAKKRQATLKKKLVLQQGDELKKESLNIPSWAPFKLIDHGQAANDQVLIPQKPEVPGDALKDHWTPKTVRIYPTSKQKEILHLWLTATRHMYNLAVAERIRLGKEAKENGTKVKMKLKHLREVMPLKKNFDYERDPKLTYLKNVPFLIKDNGLRDFDKDYRTNLAKSKNTLRPFKIHFKKIKDKQSMTVEKKVWGLSRGIYHDVFRKGAFRSTEPLPEQLPHDSRLIREHGKWFLVIPYETSGLMPKKEAINAVAVDPGVRTFLTTYDSSQRVLEIGEDGYLKLQHLDRRLRSLQSEIHKLRSKGIVLSKEDRKRKIRNRRTVISRLYQRKKNLANDVHRKASHLLASKYNYILIPVLNFHNFKKTNRRVKANLANMKHCLFVQRLKNKASHFENTTVIEVDEEFTTKTCSLCGVRSNIGASKVFKCDNCDATFDRDHNAAKNILLKYLGEID comes from the coding sequence ATGCCAATTTTTGCCGCCAAGAAAAGACAAGCTACACTGAAGAAGAAGCTTGTTCTCCAGCAGGGTGATGAATTGAAGAAGGAGAGTCTCAACATCCCGAGCTGGGCGCCATTTAAGCTGATTGATCACGGACAGGCCGCGAATGACCAGGTGCTTATTCCTCAGAAGCCGGAGGTTCCGGGTGACGCGCTTAAGGATCATTGGACTCCAAAGACCGTAAGGATATATCCCACTAGCAAACAGAAAGAGATACTACACTTATGGCTTACGGCTACAAGACATATGTACAACCTTGCTGTGGCCGAGAGAATTCGTTTGGGAAAGGAGGCCAAGGAAAACGGGACAAAAGTCAAGATGAAGCTCAAGCACCTACGCGAAGTTATGCCCTTAAAGAAGAACTTTGATTACGAGCGCGACCCGAAGCTCACCTATTTGAAGAACGTACCGTTTCTAATCAAGGACAATGGCCTACGTGATTTCGACAAGGACTATCGGACCAACCTGGCCAAATCTAAAAACACGCTGAGACCCTTCAAGATCCACTTTAAGAAAATAAAGGATAAGCAGAGCATGACAGTGGAGAAAAAAGTATGGGGCCTCAGCCGTGGCATATACCACGACGTATTCCGGAAAGGTGCATTTAGGAGTACCGAGCCACTGCCAGAACAACTCCCACACGATTCAAGACTAATACGCGAGCATGGAAAATGGTTTTTAGTCATCCCATATGAGACAAGCGGCCTCATGCCGAAGAAAGAGGCTATCAATGCAGTTGCCGTGGATCCTGGCGTCAGAACATTCCTAACTACCTACGACAGCAGCCAAAGGGTGCTAGAGATCGGTGAGGATGGGTATCTGAAGCTTCAGCACCTGGACCGCAGATTGCGATCCCTTCAGTCAGAGATCCACAAGCTTCGTAGCAAGGGAATTGTGCTATCCAAGGAAGACCGAAAAAGGAAAATACGTAACCGCAGGACTGTAATCAGCAGGCTTTATCAGCGGAAGAAAAACCTGGCTAACGATGTTCACAGAAAGGCATCCCATTTATTAGCGAGCAAATACAATTACATTCTGATTCCGGTACTCAATTTCCATAACTTCAAAAAAACAAACCGCAGAGTTAAGGCGAATCTCGCAAATATGAAGCACTGTCTCTTCGTGCAGCGCCTGAAGAACAAAGCTTCTCACTTTGAAAATACCACAGTAATCGAAGTGGATGAGGAATTTACGACAAAGACGTGCTCCTTGTGTGGTGTCCGCAGTAATATCGGTGCGTCCAAAGTGTTTAAGTGCGATAATTGTGACGCGACTTTCGATAGAGACCACAATGCGGCCAAAAATATCCTTTTGAAGTACCTTGGCGAGATAGATTAG
- the CWC21 gene encoding U2-type spliceosomal complex subunit CWC21 (Syntenic homolog of Saccharomyces cerevisiae YDR482C (CWC21)) gives MSYNGIGLKTAKGSSTSGHIQRSLADNQAGNVKNFSSRKEESQGRVARASRERKLDGSMAAHADRREIEVRVSELRDELEDADIDAEEIERRCEQLRRQLQSEAAERARVAQAYTPRNARSAGAT, from the coding sequence ATGTCATACAATGGGATCGGCTTAAAGACCGCAAAAGGATCTTCCACGTCCGGCCATATTCAGAGGTCATTGGCCGATAATCAGGCAGGGAATGTCAAGAATTTTTCCAGCAGAAAGGAGGAAAGCCAAGGTCGGGTGGCCAGAGCAAGCAGAGAAAGGAAACTAGACGGGAGCATGGCAGCGCACGCAGACCGGCGCGAAATCGAAGTACGAGTGAGCGAGTTGCGCGACGAGCTCGAGGATGCGGACATTGACGCCGAGGAGATCGAGCGGCGGTGCGAGcagcttcggcgccagctgcagtCAGAGGCCGCGGAGCGCGCGCGCGTTGCACAGGCCTACACGCCGCGCAACGCGCGCAGTGCGGGGGCTACATGA
- a CDS encoding AGL262Cp (NOHBY713; No homolog in Saccharomyces cerevisiae; Syntenic homolog of Kluyveromyces lactis KLLA0B10076g) yields the protein MSSFSSSDKYIRKGIFPVQQQAGASSARTLCQSSCSHHSAANVAAPCLTTSAAVEYMSVVAVPAATPAAVPRIHAKSHQRAASTPDGMYVQYRRISISELLNSEASGGRTRNKEAAAHPTAILTTGLSTPVTTLSSPSSLAPTGTPNFYVPPRTATPSPNSIMKRPQGRPITQKLIGKFTIYDCKEDLILDLIRTECLQLLQGPSVPIVKRPNMSCLQKVVDLKEPSIYDQLKVQFQTGDTLQFIKLIRDHKGKLLRLETVPCNESQINIDFIKRNVCYPRYKSNMKFYLIRSDSLQKKFIYYHDRITFERERHLIDSNIEVWVR from the coding sequence ATGTCATCATTTAGCTCATCCGACAAATATATAAGGAAGGGAATTTTTCccgtgcagcagcaggccgGTGCCAGCTCTGCGCGTACATTGTGTCAGTCTTCGTGTAGCCATCACAGCGCTGCGAACGTTGCCGCTCCTTGCCTGACCACCTCTGCTGCCGTTGAATATATGTCTGTCGTCGCTGTTCCTGCTGCCACGCCTGCCGCTGTTCCCCGTATCCACGCAAAGAGCCATcagcgcgccgcctcgACCCCTGACGGGATGTATGTGCAGTACAGGAGAATCTCGATATCCGAGTTGTTGAACAGCGAGGCGTCTGGAGGGCGCACCCGCAACAAGGAGGCTGCCGCGCACCCGACGGCGATCCTGACGACGGGGCTGTCGACGCCGGTGACGACACTGTCCTCGCCGTCGTCGCTGGCGCCCACCGGGACGCCGAATTTCTACGTTCCGCCGCGCACAGCCACGCCGAGCCCGAACTCGATCATGAAGCGCCCACAGGGCCGTCCTATCACGCAGAAGCTGATCGGCAAGTTCACCATCTACGACTGCAAGGAAGATCTCATCCTCGATCTGATACGCACGGAAtgcctgcagctgctgcagggGCCCTCGGTACCTATTGTCAAGAGGCCGAACATGTCCTGTCTGCAGAAGGTCGTTGACCTGAAAGAACCGAGCATATACGACCAGCTGAAGGTGCAGTTCCAGACGGGCGACACACTCCAGTTCATCAAACTCATTCGCGACCACAAGGGCAAGCTCCTGCGCCTGGAGACCGTCCCGTGCAACGAGTCGCAGATAAACATCGACTTCATCAAGCGCAACGTCTGCTACCCCAGATACAAATCTAACATGAAGTTCTACTTGATACGGAGCGACTCGCTCCAGAAGAAATTTATCTACTACCACGACAGAATTACCTTCGAGAGAGAAAGGCATCTCATAGATTCGAATATCGAGGTCTGGGTGAGATAA
- the ARL3 gene encoding Arf family GTPase ARL3 (Syntenic homolog of Saccharomyces cerevisiae YPL051W (ARL3)): MFHLAQGLYRNWNKKEHYSVLILGLDNAGKTTFLEQLKAVYHLYAKPLEKIVPTVGQNVATVPLDKTTLLKFWDVGGQEALRAMWSEYYVQTHGIIFIIDSTDRERLQECCDSLRSIVTDDGVEGVPILMLANKQDREDKMELHDIKQVFNKLALHLEARDSRVLPISALTGEGIQSAAEWLLVRLKRNKQTRPPIYK; this comes from the coding sequence ATGTTCCATCTGGCACAGGGGTTGTACCGCAACTGGAATAAAAAGGAACATTACTCGGTGCTCATCCTCGGGCTGGACAATGCCGGTAAGACCACCTTCCTGGAGCAGCTCAAGGCAGTGTACCACTTGTACGCGAAGCCGCTAGAGAAGATCGTGCCGACTGTCGGCCAGAACGTCGCGACCGTGCCGCTGGACAAGACGACGCTCCTGAAGTTCTGGGACGTCGGCGGCCaggaggcgctgcgcgccaTGTGGTCGGAATATTATGTCCAGACGCACGGCATCATCTTCATCATCGACAGCACGGACCGCGAGCGCCTCCAGGAGTGCTGCGACTCGCTGCGCTCCATCGTCACCGACGACGGCGTCGAGGGCGTTCCCATCCTCATGCTGGCCAACAAGCAGGACCGCGAGGACAAGATGGAGCTGCACGACATCAAGCAGGTCTTCAACAAGCTCGCCCTGCACCTCGAGGCCCGCGACAGCCGCGTCCTACCCATCAGCGCCCTGACTGGCGAGGGCATCCAGAGCGCCGCCGAGTGGCTGCTGGTCCGCCTCAAGCGCAACAAGCAGACGCGGCCCCCAATCTACAAGTAG
- the PHO8 gene encoding alkaline phosphatase PHO8 (Syntenic homolog of Saccharomyces cerevisiae YDR481C (PHO8)) — translation MATDEHTGLLPRVGGRSSKQRAVWGSLVALLVLATVVLRFDIVPRRAVAGGKRNVIFFVTDGMGPASLAMTRAYAQAQETDTQLRLPTFQMGSMQTRSSSSLITDSAAGATAFSCAMRTYNSAVGVGPDGRPCGTILEAAKLQGYMTGLVVTTRLTDATPAAFSSHVDHRWYEDLIAEHQLGTYPLGRVVDLMIGGGRTHFYGSQDTKYGDGGSRKDGRNLIDKAVEDGWQYVGDMEGFKRLQGGHNASLPLLALLADYDIPFDMDRDDAVHPSLEQEMMTAINALTDATKDSDRGFFLLVEGSRIDHAAHQNDPAAQAKEVLAFDRAFMSAVEFAAKSDVETVLISTSDHETGGLTVGRQVGTAYPDYVWYPDVLRNATHSAEYLAHKLVNVPANEREDYIREKVLEKGLGIDYYSEEDLQELVVSRTTDQILDKLTRMVSLRAEIGWSTHGHTGVDVNVYAFANTGPSWKSVQDALYGNHANVDIGSFLALYLDLDLEKVTDLIKDTKHSP, via the coding sequence ATGGCGACAGACGAGCATACAGGGTTGCTGCCCAGAGTGGGCGGACGGAGTTCGAAACAGCGGGCGGTCTGGGGGTCGCTGGTGGCGCTTCTTGTGCTGGCGACGGTTGTGCTGCGGTTCGATATAGTGCCCAGGCGGGCGGTGGCGGGCGGAAAGAGAAACGTGATCTTCTTCGTGACAGATGGCATGGGGCCTGCGTCGCTGGCGATGACGCGCGCTTacgcgcaggcgcaggaGACGGACAcgcagctgcggctgcCGACCTTCCAGATGGGCTCCATGCAGACAAggtcctcgtcgtcgctgATCACGGACtcggcggcaggcgcgaCGGCGTTCTCGTGCGCGATGCGGACGTACAATAGTGCAGTCGGCGTGGGGCCGGACGGAAGGCCGTGCGGGACAATTCTGGAGGCCGCCAAGCTGCAGGGGTACATGACCGGGCTGGTGGTTACGACGCGTCTCACGGACGCGACGCCGGCTGCCTTCTCGTCGCACGTGGATCACCGCTGGTACGAGGACCTGATTGCGGAGCACCAGCTCGGCACGTACCCTCTGGGCCGTGTGGTTGACTTGATGATCGGGGGCGGGCGCACGCACTTCTACGGTTCGCAAGACACGAAGTACGGCGACGGCGGAAGCAGGAAAGACGGACGCAACTTGATCGACAAGGCGGTCGAGGACGGGTGGCAGTATGTCGGAGATATGGAAGGCTTCAAGCGGCTGCAGGGTGGCCACAATGCCAGCTTGCCGTTATTGGCTCTGCTGGCCGACTACGATATACCATTTGATATGGACAGGGACGACGCTGTGCATCCATCTTTGGAACAGGAGATGATGACTGCAATCAATGCCTTGACGGATGCCACAAAGGACTCCGACAGGGGGTTTTTCCTGTTAGTCGAGGGTTCGCGTATTGACCACGCCGCCCACCAGAACGATCCTGCAGCACAGGCAAAGGAGGTCCTAGCCTTTGACAGGGCCTTCATGAGCGCGGTGGAGTTTGCCGCCAAATCGGACGTAGAGACGGTCTTAATATCTACGTCTGATCATGAAACTGGCGGCCTAACAGTTGGTCGGCAGGTTGGAACGGCATACCCAGATTATGTATGGTACCCAGACGTGTTGCGTAATGCCACACATTCCGCTGAATATTTAGCGCACAAACTGGTCAATGTGCCAGCTAATGAGAGAGAGGATTACATCCGGGAAAAAGTCCTGGAAAAAGGGCTCGGAATCGATTACTATTCGGAGGAGGACCTCCAGGAGCTCGTAGTGTCGCGGACCACGGATCAGATTTTGGACAAATTGACGCGCATGGTTTCTCTGCGGGCGGAAATTGGGTGGAGCACGCACGGACACACTGGTGTGGATGTTAACGTCTATGCTTTCGCAAACACAGGCCCTTCGTGGAAATCCGTCCAAGATGCTTTATACGGAAACCATGCCAATGTAGACATAGGTTCCTTCCTGGCATTGTACCTCGACTTGGACTTGGAAAAGGTAACCGATCTGATTAAGGATACCAAACATTCCCCTTGA
- the MNN9 gene encoding mannosyltransferase complex subunit MNN9 (Syntenic homolog of Saccharomyces cerevisiae YPL050C (MNN9)): MYLSLFLARLKRTPLAVVFPILSLIMVYFLFFPRHGSMLGTDGSVTNHKWAHELEKTYYFTHSSKYKKPKYTYNSKYNRLYSDKADEKVPDDRLREYDLNTLQSTAMAAANGEQVLILTPMQIFHQQYWDNLLLLTYPRKYIHLGFLLPRTSSGNTALRKLEKAVRKVQTGPKDQRFGKITILRQDSPSFNKLSQSARHRFHVQKERRSAMALARNELLFSTIGPYTSWVLWLDSDIVETPNTLIEDMTSHNKPILAANVYQRYVENGEPAIRAYDLNNWAESELGLKIASELPEDQIIVEGYGDEFATYRPLMAHMYSDKRPKDELMALDGVGGGCTLVKAEVHRDGAMFPNFPFYHLIETEGFAKMAKRLNYEIYGLPNYLVYHNDK; the protein is encoded by the coding sequence ATGTATCTGTCGTTGTTCCTTGCTCGGTTGAAGCGGACGCCCCTGGCCGTCGTGTTTCCGATCCTCTCGCTAATCATGGTGTACTTCCTGTTCTTCCCGCGGCATGGCTCGATGCTGGGCACGGACGGGTCGGTAACGAACCACAAGTGGGCACACGAGCTGGAGAAAACATACTACTTTACCCACTCGAGCAAGTACAAGAAGCCGAAGTACACGTACAATAGCAAGTACAACCGCCTGTATAGCGACAAGGCGGACGAGAAGGTGCCGGACGACCGGCTGCGCGAGTACGACCTGAACACGCTGCAGTCGACGGCGATGGCCGCCGCGAACGGCGAGCAGGTGCTGATTCTGACGCCGATGCAGATCTTCCACCAGCAGTACTGGGACAACCTGCTGTTGCTGACATACCCCCGCAAGTACATCCACCTCGGGTTCCTGTTGCCCCGGACGTCCAGCGGCAACACCGCGCTGCGGAAGCTCGAGAAGGCGGTGCGGAAGGTGCAGACCGGCCCGAAGGACCAGCGCTTTGGGAAGATCACCATTCTGCGCCAGGACTCGCCCTCCTTCAATAAGCTGAGCCAGAGCGCCAGGCACAGGTTCCACGTGCAGAAGGAACGGCGCAGCGCCATGGCGCTGGCCCGGAACGAGCTGCTTTTCTCAACGATCGGGCCGTACACGTCCTGGGTCCTGTGGCTGGACTCAGACATTGTGGAAACTCCGAACACGCTGATCGAGGACATGACGTCCCACAACAAGCCCATCCTTGCCGCCAACGTGTACCAGCGCTACGTGGAGAACGGCGAGCCCGCCATCAGGGCCTACGACCTCAACAACTGGGCAGAGAGCGAGCTCGGCCTCAAGATTGCCTCCGAGCTTCCCGAGGACCAGATTATCGTGGAGGGGTACGGTGACGAGTTCGCCACCTACAGGCCGCTAATGGCCCATATGTACAGCGATAAGAGGCCCAAGGACGAGCTCATGGCTTTGGACGGTGTTGGGGGCGGCTGTACGCTGGTCAAGGCAGAGGTCCACAGGGACGGTGCAATGTTCCCGAACTTCCCGTTCTACCATCTAATCGAGACCGAGGGCTTTGCTAAGATGGCGAAGAGGTTGAACTACGAAATTTATGGGTTGCCAAATTATCTAGTATACCATAATGACAAATAA
- the DIG1 gene encoding Dig1p (Syntenic homolog of Saccharomyces cerevisiae YPL049C (DIG1) and YDR480W (DIG2)): MTSSPTSAEAAASESKLQRLGIECISPGLSSENMDNKMLSTIRRSKTIAREQRQHIEKLGEAQHTLARPRGKSLRRTRVPSPLNIGAGGGGPAGVASAPANITHFRQAARPRVQYVGRRRRPGASPLVPCYDPYVAYAQPPYMVVPVPPVYPRMALRPARDERADDDDDDDADDDAAHAPGERVRGEITLLDDTFAFEFAPTRDQIDKKMFMSICDKVWDEAKKIKS, from the coding sequence ATGACGAGCTCTCCGACGAgcgcggaggcggcggcctcggagtcgaagctgcagcggctggGGATCGAGTGCATCTCGCCCGGGCTGTCGAGCGAGAACATGGACAACAAGATGCTGAGCACGATCCGGCGGTCGAAGACGATcgcgcgcgagcagcggcagcacaTCGAGAAGCTGGGCGAGGCGCAGCACAcgctggcgcggccgcgcggcaAGAGCCTGCGGCGCACCCGCGTGCCATCGCCGCTGAACAtcggcgcgggcggcggcgggccgGCGGGCGTGGCGTCGGCGCCGGCGAACATCACGCACTTCcggcaggcggcgcggccgcgcgtGCAGTACgtggggcggcggcggcggccgggCGCGTCGCCGCTGGTGCCGTGCTACGACCCGTACGTGGCGTACGCGCAGCCGCCATACATGGTGGTGCCGGTGCCGCCGGTGTACCCCCGGATGGCGCTGCGCCCAGCGCGCGACGAGCGCGcggacgacgacgacgacgacgacgcgGACGACGACGCGGCGCACGCGCCGGGCGAGCGCGTGCGCGGCGAGATCACCCTGCTGGACGACACGTTTGCGTTCGAGTTCGCGCCGACGCGGGACCAGATAGACAAGAAGATGTTCATGAGCATTTGTGATAAAGTATGGGACGAGGCCAAGAAGATCAAGAGCTAG
- the CAM1 gene encoding translation elongation factor EF1B gamma (Syntenic homolog of Saccharomyces cerevisiae YPL048W (CAM1)), producing the protein MQATLYANHRIRTLVPRALVRHLGLDVALRDPDADPRWARLFPLKKVPCFVGPRGERLTEVIAIMVYLVGQAPDPAVRAALLGHDTFHRARVLAFLELANSPLCDNMAVLLHQVRGLAPPCDATWRAAAAALAGLTALYEARLERHPYLATDTLSLADLFTAAIMRRCFEAFYGADWRAAHPAITRWFEEVTGSPILREHFADYVPAEVTPSGPPEAR; encoded by the coding sequence ATGCAGGCCACGCTCTACGCCAACCACCGCATCCGCACGCTCGtcccgcgcgcgctcgtCCGCCACCTCGGCCTGGACGTCGCGCTCCGCGACCCCGACGCCGACCCGCGCTGGGCCCGCCTCTTCCCGCTCAAAAAAGTCCCGTGCTTCGTCGGCCCGCGCGGCGAGCGCCTGACTGAGGTCATTGCCATCATGGTCTACCTCGTCGGCCAGGCCCCGGACCCCGCCGTGCGCGCCGCCCTGCTCGGCCACGACACCTTCCACCGCGCGCGCGTGCTCGCCTTCCTGGAGCTCGCCAACTCCCCGCTGTGCGACAACATGGccgtgctgctgcaccagGTGCGCGGCCTTGCGCCGCCGTGCGACGCAAcctggcgcgcggccgcggccgcgctcGCCGGCCTAACCGCGCTGTACGAGGCCCGCCTGGAGCGCCACCCCTATTTGGCCACGGACACGCTCTCGCTGGCCGACCTGTTCACGGCCGCGATCATGCGCCGGTGCTTTGAGGCGTTCTACGGCGCGGACTGGCGGGCCGCGCACCCAGCCATCACACGCTGGTTCGAGGAGGTCACGGGCTCGCCCATTCTCCGCGAGCACTTTGCGGATTACGTGCCCGCGGAGGTTACCCCCTCGGGGCCGCCGGAGGCCCGATAG
- the CTA1 gene encoding catalase A (Syntenic homolog of Saccharomyces cerevisiae YDR256C (CTA1) and Non-syntenic homolog of Saccharomyces cerevisiae YGR088W (CTT1)), which yields MAGNNDKTNSAEVREDRVVTNSVGNPINEPFATQRVGQHGPLLLQDYNLLDLLAHFNRERVPERNPHAHGSGAFGYFEVTDDITDVCGSAMFGEVGKRTRALVRFSTVGGEKGSADTVRDPRGFAVKFYTEEGNLDWVYNNTPVFFIRDPSKFPHFIHTQKRNPRTNLKDANMFWDFLTTPENQVAIHQVMILFSDRGIPASYRHMNGYSGHTYKWSNKQGDWRYVQVHIKTDQGIKNLTAEEGAKLAGEDPDFCQQDLVQALERGEYPSWTVYIQTMTEEQAQKLPFSVFDLTKVWPHKDFPLRRVGRLVLNEVPTNFFAQIEQAAFSPATTVPYQEPSADPVLQARLFSYADAHRYRIGPNYHQVPVNCPYASKFFNPAIRDGPMNVDGNLGSEPNYLATNNNYRFLGADRPIQQHQETWQGPAQPVHWATTGDIDFAQATALYHVLGRTPGQQRNLAHNVAIHVASADPPIQERVFQMFSRVDKGLGEAIRSEATALSQKKPKL from the coding sequence ATGGCTGGCAATAACGACAAGACTAACTCTGCGGAGGTGCGGGAGGACCGGGTGGTGACGAACTCGGTGGGTAACCCGATCAACGAGCCGTTCGCGACGCAGCGGGTGGGGCAGCACgggccgctgctgctgcaggacTACAACCTGCTGGACCTGCTGGCGCACTTCAACCGGGAGCGGGTGCCGGAGCGCAACCCGCACGCGCACGGGTCCGGGGCGTTCGGGTACTTTGAGGTGACGGACGACATCACGGACGTGTGCGGGTCGGCGATGTTCGGAGAGGTGGGCAAGCGGACGCGGGCGCTGGTGCGGTTCTCGACGGTTGGCGGGGAGAAGGGCTCTGCGGACACGGTGCGGGACCCGCGGGGGTTTGCGGTGAAGTTCTACACGGAGGAGGGGAACCTGGACTGGGTGTACAACAACACGCCGGTGTTCTTCATCCGGGACCCGTCGAAGTTCCCGCACTTCATCCACACGCAGAAGCGCAACCCGCGGACGAACCTGAAGGACGCGAACATGTTCTGGGACTTCCTGACGACGCCGGAGAACCAGGTGGCGATCCACCAGGTGATGATCCTGTTCTCGGACCGGGGCATCCCTGCGTCGTACCGGCACATGAACGGGTACTCGGGGCACACGTACAAGTGGTCGAACAAGCAGGGCGACTGGCGCTACGTGCAGGTGCACATTAAGACGGACCAGGGCATCAAGAACCTGACCGCGGAGGAGGGCGCGAAGCTCGCGGGCGAGGACCCGGACTTCTGCCAGCAGGACCTGGTccaggcgctggagcgcgGCGAGTACCCTTCGTGGACGGTGTACATCCAGACGATGACGGAGGAGCAGGCGCAGAAGCTGCCCTTCTCGGTGTTCGACCTGACGAAGGTGTGGCCGCACAAGGACTTTCCGCTGCGCCGCGTGGGCCGTCTCGTGCTCAACGAGGTGCCCACCAACTTCTTCGCGCAGATCGAGCAGGCCGCGTTCTCGCCGGCGACGACCGTGCCGTACCAGGAGCCCAGCGCGGACCCCGtgctgcaggcgcggcTCTTCTCCTACGCGGACGCGCACCGCTACCGCATCGGGCCCAACTACCACCAGGTGCCGGTGAACTGCCCCTACGCCTCGAAGTTCTTCAACCCCGCGATCCGCGACGGGCCCATGAACGTCGACGGCAACCTCGGCAGCGAGCCCAACTACCTGGCCACCAACAACAATTACCGCTTCCTCGGCGCCGACCGCCCGATCCAGCAGCACCAGGAGACGTGGCAGGGCCCCGCCCAGCCCGTGCACTGGGCCACCACCGGCGACATCGACTTCGCTCAGGCCACCGCGCTCTACCACGTGCTTGGCCGCACCCCCGGCCAGCAGCGCAACCTGGCCCACAACGTGGCCATCCACGTCGCCAGCGCGGACCCGCCGATCCAGGAGCGCGTCTTCCAGATGTTCTCCCGTGTCGACAAGGGCCTCGGTGAGGCCATCCGCTCTGAGGCCACCGCCCTCAGCCAGAAGAAGCCCAAGTTGTAA
- the SGF11 gene encoding SAGA histone acetyltransferase complex subunit SGF11 (Syntenic homolog of Saccharomyces cerevisiae YPL047W (SGF11)) → MTLGRDAMTPLTILSVSETIYHNLLTSMVQDIVSRTTSRQQLQDARYPGLAPLHHDQRGALDVYGRPKPQEASVYFRCPNCSRDLSANRFAAHLERCMSRGARRG, encoded by the coding sequence ATGACCCTTGGCCGCGACGCCATGACACCGCTCACCATACTGTCGGTCTCCGAGACCATCTACCACAACCTGCTTACGTCCATGGTGCAGGACATCGTGTCGCGCACCACCAGtcggcagcagctgcaggacgcCCGCTACCCCGGGCTCGCGCCGCTGCACCACGACCAGCGCGGCGCGCTGGACGTCTACGGGAGGCCCAAGCCGCAGGAGGCCTCGGTCTACTTCCGCTGCCCCAATTGCAGCAGGGATCTCTCGGCCAACCGCTTTGCTGCGCACTTGGAGCGCTGCATGAGCAGAGGAGCTCGCCGGGGCTAG